Proteins encoded in a region of the Acomys russatus chromosome 14, mAcoRus1.1, whole genome shotgun sequence genome:
- the LOC127198010 gene encoding olfactory receptor 149 encodes MKNLSVVTQFLLLGIPHTEGMETMLFVLFLSFYIFMLVGNLLILLAIISSTRLHTPMYFFLCELSMCDIFFPSVSSPKMLFYLSGNSRAISYAGCVCQLFFYHFLGGTECFLYTVMAYDRFVAICYPLRYSVIISHRVCAILAMGTSVLGCIHSTFLTTLTFQLPYCGPKEVDYYFCDIPVVMKLACADTSSLELVGFISVGLMPLSCFFIILTSYGCILRSILQIRSTEGRHRAFSTCSAHLAAILLFYMPVIFIYLRPTPKPWLDATVQVLNNLVTPMLNPLIYSLRNKEVKSSLWTILRPLCFLPDKL; translated from the coding sequence ATGAAGAACCTTTCGGTagtgactcagtttctcctgcTGGGCATCCCGCACACAGAGGGTATGGAGACCATGCTCTTTGTcctgtttttgtctttctacatCTTCATGCTAGTGGGAAACTTGCTCATACTCCTTGCAATCATCTCCTCCACTCGGCTTCACACTCCTATGTACTTTTTCCTGTGTGAGCTCTCCATGTGTGACATATTTTTCCCTTCTGTGAGCTCTCCCAAGATGCTGTTCTACCTCTCAGGAAATAGCCGAGCCATCTCCTatgcaggctgtgtgtgccaGCTCTTCTTCTACCACTTCCTGGGAGGTACTGAGTGTTTTCTGTACACAGTCATGGCCTATGACCGATTTGTTGCCATATGCTACCCTCTACGCTACTCAGTCATCATAAGCCACAGAGTTTGTGCCATCCTGGCCATGGGGACATCAGTTTTAGGCTGTATTCATTCTACCTTTCTAACTACTCTCACCTTCCAGTTGCCCTACTGTGGCCCCAAAGAGGTGGACTATTATTTCTGTGATATCCCTGTGGTGATGAAGCTGGCATGTGCGGACACATCATCCCTGGAGTTGGTGGGGTTCATCAGTGTGGGCCTGATGCCCCTCAGCTGCTTCTTCATCATTCTCACCTCCTACGGCTGTATACTTCGCTCCATTCTACAGATCCGCTCCACTGAGGGCCGACACAGAGCCTTCTCCACCTGCAGTGCCCACCTCGCTGCCATCTTGCTCTTTTACATGCCAGTGATTTTCATCTATCTAAGGCCAACACCAAAACCTTGGCTGGATGCAACTGTTCAGGTACTGAACAACCTGGTCACCCCCATGCTAAATCCATTGATCTATAGCCTCAGGAATAAGGAGGTGAAATCGTCACTGTGGACCATCCTACGTCCACTGTGCTTCCTTCCAGATAAATTGTAA